The following proteins are encoded in a genomic region of Nicotiana sylvestris chromosome 4, ASM39365v2, whole genome shotgun sequence:
- the LOC138889369 gene encoding uncharacterized protein gives MKAQALADHLAENLVDEEYKPLQTYFPNEEVMHIDEVENVEKPGWKLFFDGAANMKGVGIGAVLISEIEHHYPVTTQLCFYYTNNMAEYKACILGLRLVVYMGVQEVLVLGDSNLLVHQIQREWETQDLKLIPYRQCLQDLCPWFRSVEFRHILRIHDEVADALATLASMLHHPYKASVDPLHIQVRD, from the coding sequence atgaaagcccaagctttggccgatcacttggctgagaacctaGTGGATGAAGAATATAAACCTTTGCAGACTTactttcctaatgaagaggtaatgcatatcgacgaggttgAGAATGTTGAAAAGcccggttggaaactcttctttgatggggctgctaacatgaaaggcgttggaataggagctgtactcatttctgaaatagaGCACCACTACCCTGTCACAACTCAGCTTTGTTTCTActataccaacaatatggctgaatacaaagcgtgcattttgggtttaaggttggTTGTGTACATGGGAGTCCAAGAAGTACTGGTTTTGGGGGATTCAAATCtgttggtgcaccagattcagagagaatgggagactcaagatttgaagctcataccatatcggcAATGTCTGCAGGATCTCTGTCCGTGGttcagatcagtggagttcaggcatatcctTAGGATCCACgatgaggttgctgatgctttggctactctagcgtcgatgttacatcatccatATAAGGCTTCTGtcgaccctttgcatattcaggtccgtgattag